From uncultured Campylobacter sp., a single genomic window includes:
- the folK gene encoding 2-amino-4-hydroxy-6-hydroxymethyldihydropteridine diphosphokinase: MNVRLKKNGFYECADALCVVKSAVFPMRRRERGNFKNLYLLGLGGNLGDVRRHFERFYRVLQSDARFFVAQNSLILKNKPFGFLDQPDFLNAVMLVQSSLSPLTLLKIMQRAELRFGRKRSFKNAPRTLDVDILYTSAKVRACERLALPHPGVCERISVILPLGEMKFKRGLICKLKS, translated from the coding sequence ATGAATGTGCGACTTAAGAAAAACGGATTTTACGAGTGCGCGGACGCGCTATGCGTCGTAAAAAGCGCAGTTTTCCCGATGAGGCGCCGCGAGCGCGGAAATTTTAAAAATTTATACCTGCTCGGGCTCGGCGGGAATTTAGGGGATGTCAGGCGACACTTCGAGCGATTTTATCGCGTTTTGCAAAGCGATGCGCGCTTTTTCGTAGCGCAAAATTCCTTGATCTTAAAAAACAAGCCGTTCGGCTTTTTAGATCAGCCCGATTTTTTAAACGCCGTAATGCTCGTGCAAAGCTCTCTGTCGCCGCTTACATTGCTTAAAATTATGCAGCGCGCAGAGCTACGATTTGGACGCAAAAGAAGCTTCAAAAACGCGCCGCGCACGCTGGACGTGGATATTTTATACACAAGCGCAAAGGTGCGTGCCTGCGAACGGCTCGCGCTGCCGCATCCGGGTGTTTGCGAGCGCATAAGCGTGATTTTGCCACTTGGAGAGATGAAATTTAAAAGAGGACTGATATGCAAACTAAAATCGTAA
- a CDS encoding M24 family metallopeptidase, which yields MKNFILKDENAVFRECGYSCDNAIFLSLGGRKFFLTDARYSIEARELCQDTEVIEVERNLIKDTRLFLRKAGIKELSYNPYDFSAGEWEALSKGLGIRFKARANFSQISRIIKSEDEIKILKQAAQLGAERFDEFAAFVRAEGEGMSEEELFFNAELIFKKKGELALSFSPIVAINENAAKAHALPGKKRLRYGDLLLLDAGVKFNRYCSDRTRTAYFDENFNFGKEQNFKNAKRQEIYEIVKEAQALAIAAVMPGKKAREIDAAARDFIARQGFGEAFFHSTGHGVGVDIHELPFISKRGDTVLKEGMVFSVEPGIYLPGEFGVRIEDVVVVRENGAEILSE from the coding sequence TTGAAAAATTTTATCCTAAAGGACGAAAACGCCGTATTTCGCGAGTGCGGATACAGCTGCGACAACGCGATATTTTTAAGTCTTGGTGGGCGCAAATTTTTCCTCACCGATGCGCGTTATAGTATCGAGGCGCGCGAACTTTGCCAAGATACCGAGGTTATCGAGGTCGAGCGAAATTTGATAAAAGACACGCGGCTGTTTTTGCGAAAGGCCGGCATAAAGGAGCTTAGCTACAACCCGTACGATTTTAGTGCGGGCGAGTGGGAAGCTCTGAGCAAGGGGCTTGGGATAAGATTTAAGGCGCGGGCGAATTTTTCGCAAATTTCGCGCATAATAAAATCAGAGGATGAGATAAAAATTTTAAAGCAAGCGGCGCAGTTAGGTGCGGAAAGATTTGACGAATTTGCCGCGTTCGTGCGCGCCGAGGGCGAAGGCATGAGCGAAGAGGAGCTGTTTTTTAACGCCGAGCTTATCTTTAAAAAAAAGGGCGAGCTCGCGCTTAGCTTTTCGCCTATCGTCGCGATCAACGAAAATGCCGCAAAGGCGCACGCATTGCCCGGTAAAAAGCGCTTGCGATATGGCGATTTACTCCTGCTTGACGCGGGGGTTAAATTTAATCGTTACTGCTCGGATAGGACGCGCACGGCGTACTTTGACGAAAATTTTAACTTCGGCAAGGAGCAAAATTTTAAAAACGCCAAACGGCAAGAAATTTACGAGATCGTAAAAGAGGCGCAAGCTCTGGCGATCGCGGCGGTTATGCCCGGCAAAAAGGCGCGCGAGATCGACGCGGCGGCTAGGGATTTTATCGCGAGACAGGGCTTTGGCGAAGCGTTTTTCCACAGCACGGGGCACGGCGTCGGAGTCGATATCCACGAGCTTCCGTTCATCTCAAAGCGCGGAGATACCGTGCTAAAAGAGGGTATGGTCTTTAGCGTGGAGCCTGGGATTTACTTGCCCGGCGAGTTTGGCGTGCGTATCGAGGACGTCGTGGTCGTGCGCGAAAACGGGGCTGAAATTTTAAGCGAGTAG
- the aroQ gene encoding type II 3-dehydroquinate dehydratase, giving the protein MKIMVIQGPNINMLGMREPAIYGVMKMEDIHKQMKAVADQSGNEIEFFQSNFEGEIVDKIQECFGTCDGIIINPAAYTHTSLAIRDALAAVSLPVIEVHISNIARREELRQKSLIAPVTAGQIIGFGPVGYHLAMIGMIQIFEQIKAARAEQKAK; this is encoded by the coding sequence ATGAAAATTATGGTGATTCAAGGACCGAATATCAATATGCTTGGTATGCGCGAGCCCGCTATTTACGGGGTTATGAAGATGGAGGATATCCATAAGCAGATGAAGGCGGTCGCCGATCAGAGCGGCAACGAGATCGAGTTTTTCCAGAGCAATTTTGAAGGCGAGATCGTCGATAAGATCCAAGAGTGCTTCGGCACCTGCGACGGCATCATCATCAATCCCGCCGCCTACACGCACACTTCGCTCGCTATCCGCGATGCGCTCGCCGCAGTCAGTCTGCCCGTGATCGAAGTGCATATCTCAAACATCGCTCGCAGAGAGGAGCTTAGACAAAAAAGTTTAATAGCACCCGTAACTGCAGGTCAGATTATCGGTTTCGGTCCCGTGGGATACCATCTGGCGATGATCGGAATGATTCAAATCTTTGAGCAGATCAAAGCTGCCAGAGCCGAACAGAAAGCCAAATAA
- a CDS encoding metal-dependent hydrolase, producing the protein MRILRAKWVLVCDENFKILKEGAIVFDKKIIEVCSFASAARKYPQAEILDFSGDIAMPAFINPHVHLEFSANKGTLRYGDFLDWLGSVIASRQQLDAAARGRLILEQIAAMMRSGVGTIGEISNFGGEAEACAQSGIRTVFFNEILGASKEVAAENILKFKQRFERTKALASSLFIPAVSVHSPYSTHPQITEFATKLARENRLAISTHFMESAYERQWLRTGRGKFKARLAKFNPTPAPFYSPQSFVAHFNGLRTLFTHCVWVDDFSIFDPKLHSITHCARSNRLLSKKRLSFKKLLASGLNYNIATDGLSSNFSLSFLDELRANLMMHDELGLAELARALLLGATRNAAAALGLSLGELKEGKLADIAVFEGIECDEDQLPLQLILQSKNAKSLFIEGMKCNF; encoded by the coding sequence ATGAGAATTTTAAGGGCGAAGTGGGTTCTTGTCTGCGATGAGAATTTTAAAATTTTAAAAGAGGGCGCGATCGTCTTTGATAAAAAGATAATCGAGGTCTGCTCCTTTGCAAGCGCGGCGCGCAAATACCCGCAAGCCGAAATTTTAGACTTTAGCGGCGACATAGCGATGCCTGCGTTTATAAATCCACACGTGCATTTGGAATTTAGCGCAAACAAAGGCACGCTGCGCTACGGCGATTTTTTGGACTGGCTAGGTAGCGTCATCGCCTCCAGGCAGCAGCTGGACGCCGCGGCGCGCGGACGGCTGATCTTGGAGCAGATCGCCGCGATGATGCGAAGCGGCGTGGGCACGATCGGCGAAATTTCAAACTTCGGCGGCGAGGCTGAAGCTTGCGCGCAAAGCGGCATTAGAACCGTATTTTTTAATGAAATTTTAGGCGCGAGCAAGGAGGTTGCGGCGGAGAATATTTTGAAATTTAAGCAGCGCTTTGAGCGCACAAAGGCGCTTGCAAGCTCACTTTTTATCCCCGCCGTGTCGGTGCACTCGCCGTATTCGACGCATCCGCAGATTACGGAGTTTGCGACGAAGCTTGCCCGCGAAAACAGACTTGCTATAAGCACGCATTTTATGGAGAGCGCGTATGAGCGGCAGTGGCTGCGCACGGGTCGCGGTAAATTTAAAGCCCGGCTTGCTAAATTTAACCCAACGCCTGCGCCTTTTTACTCGCCGCAGAGCTTTGTAGCGCATTTTAACGGGCTTCGCACGCTTTTTACGCATTGCGTTTGGGTGGATGATTTTAGCATCTTTGATCCGAAGCTTCACTCGATCACGCACTGCGCGCGCTCCAACCGCCTACTTAGCAAGAAGCGGCTAAGTTTTAAAAAGCTGCTCGCAAGCGGGCTTAATTACAACATCGCTACCGACGGGCTTAGCTCGAATTTTAGTCTAAGCTTTTTAGACGAGCTGCGTGCAAATTTAATGATGCACGACGAGCTGGGCTTGGCAGAACTAGCGCGGGCGTTACTTTTAGGCGCGACGAGAAATGCGGCAGCCGCGCTTGGGTTAAGCTTAGGTGAGCTGAAAGAGGGCAAACTCGCCGACATCGCCGTTTTTGAAGGCATTGAGTGCGATGAGGATCAGCTGCCGCTCCAGCTCATTTTGCAGAGCAAAAACGCAAAATCACTTTTTATCGAAGGAATGAAATGCAATTTCTAA